A single region of the Roseivivax sp. THAF197b genome encodes:
- a CDS encoding type I secretion protein, with protein sequence MVSLAAPQALDATFTDAHFGGNILASRDELSDDTGFADLVDDLGVTSLRYPGGSLTENYFDITNPDAELVVKEDGEECSFIALSDFMSFAEAEGLSAVIVLPTRNFFSDETDENGDRYVDLDEAALRGFVNDVVSGVYGDATIDAFEIGNEYWGSGEMSSVEYGRLAAEMTRIIDDELQGMADTHPEAEEIDLIVQSGYNYNYASLTNDYAEYETAEEVVDALNEDYGTDFDDGIIGSSGSVNWTLVANELILDAFETEESKEAVDGVVTHLYSKGSVNPSNRTFQLDMVEQTWGEEFDEIDVYVTEWNQAGNSGHYDREEDYGLFQSHEMLNTLEEMVFMGVDQAQVWPLLQNTANTLCEGFTYDELTTPGEMFSMMADSLPGKTLLDFDDSSRETEAVGENADVHGYYGEDEVVFFIASISDRTSIEEIDMSEMFTDISSATINILGVAEGQSPGDNSSDAVVTEIPLAEAVQDGILVAELKPGEIMHVVIDGFEPTEDFAAVMREVDADPQNVVPPAMEAEEEVEVITPAQAQAEPQITASDVDALISASAPSTQASDDEDDEEDDGDDSGGGGGGGDGGGMGDMSFVLLLPLLALFGLG encoded by the coding sequence CGGTATCCGGGCGGCTCGCTGACCGAAAACTACTTCGACATCACCAACCCCGACGCGGAACTGGTGGTCAAGGAAGACGGCGAGGAATGCAGCTTCATCGCCCTGTCGGACTTCATGTCCTTTGCCGAGGCGGAGGGTCTGTCAGCGGTCATCGTGCTGCCCACGCGCAACTTCTTTTCAGACGAGACCGACGAAAACGGCGACCGCTACGTGGATCTCGACGAGGCGGCGCTGCGCGGCTTCGTCAATGACGTGGTCAGCGGCGTCTATGGTGACGCAACCATCGACGCCTTCGAGATCGGCAACGAATACTGGGGCTCGGGCGAGATGTCCTCGGTCGAATATGGCCGTCTCGCCGCCGAGATGACGCGCATCATCGATGACGAGTTGCAGGGCATGGCCGACACGCATCCCGAGGCCGAAGAGATCGATCTGATCGTGCAGTCCGGCTACAATTACAATTATGCCTCGCTGACCAACGACTACGCGGAATACGAGACCGCCGAAGAGGTCGTGGACGCGCTCAACGAAGACTACGGAACCGATTTCGACGACGGCATCATCGGCTCCTCTGGCTCCGTGAACTGGACGCTGGTGGCCAACGAACTCATCCTCGACGCGTTCGAGACGGAAGAATCGAAAGAGGCCGTCGATGGTGTGGTCACACATCTTTATTCCAAGGGCAGCGTGAACCCTTCGAACCGCACCTTCCAGCTCGACATGGTCGAACAGACCTGGGGTGAGGAGTTCGACGAGATCGACGTCTACGTCACCGAATGGAACCAGGCGGGCAATTCCGGCCATTATGATCGCGAAGAAGATTACGGCCTGTTTCAGTCCCATGAAATGCTGAACACGCTTGAGGAAATGGTCTTCATGGGTGTCGATCAGGCGCAGGTCTGGCCGCTTCTTCAGAACACCGCCAACACGCTTTGCGAGGGCTTCACCTATGATGAGCTGACCACGCCCGGCGAGATGTTCTCGATGATGGCCGACAGCCTTCCGGGCAAGACCCTCCTCGATTTCGACGACAGCAGCCGCGAGACCGAGGCCGTGGGCGAAAACGCCGATGTGCACGGCTATTACGGCGAGGACGAGGTGGTCTTTTTCATCGCCTCGATCAGCGATCGGACCTCGATCGAAGAGATCGACATGTCAGAGATGTTCACCGATATTTCGTCCGCCACCATCAACATTCTGGGCGTCGCCGAGGGGCAATCACCGGGCGATAACAGCTCGGACGCGGTGGTCACCGAGATCCCGCTCGCGGAGGCGGTGCAGGACGGCATTTTGGTGGCGGAACTCAAGCCCGGCGAGATCATGCATGTGGTGATCGACGGCTTCGAGCCGACGGAGGATTTCGCGGCTGTCATGCGCGAGGTGGACGCCGATCCGCAGAATGTGGTGCCGCCTGCGATGGAGGCGGAAGAAGAGGTGGAGGTCATCACCCCCGCGCAAGCGCAAGCCGAACCCCAGATCACCGCCAGCGATGTCGACGCGCTGATCTCAGCGAGCGCGCCGTCCACTCAGGCCAGCGACGACGAAGACGACGAGGAAGACGACGGGGATGACAGCGGCGGCGGTGGCGGTGGCGGCGATGGGGGCGGCATGGGCGATATGAGCTTCGTGCTTCTGCTTCCGCTTCTGGCGCTCTTCGGGTTGGGCTGA
- a CDS encoding efflux RND transporter periplasmic adaptor subunit — translation MLRAILRIGLPLGQCLALLALLSLPQDAQAQGGPASVATEEVTMRTMSETVSVFGEVVSGRQSAVAARVAGIVTGMPLSVGDRVSEGAILAQLDTEFLEIDRDLARAEIEIAEAGVTVASAQRDRAEKALRRAEALAANSTIAQAQFDERSGDYNAALGAEQQARARIQAAETALAQAEYRLENATIFAPFDAVLLEVTAQKGEYIGAGAQVATLLDLGATEVEANVPARFVPALRDDQPVEARTDAGGALDLRLRAILPTEFAATRTRPVRFAITSTERDVAVGQSVTLDVPISAPREVIVVPKDALVQGRDGWSVFINADGKAQPRTVEIGAALDGGFEVISGLAPGDEVVVRGNERLRPGQDIAPANGGSAPGGNQAGASAPAPDTADAEDAATPPSPDAAEGGETPDNADGQG, via the coding sequence ATGCTGCGCGCCATTCTCCGTATCGGTCTTCCTCTCGGGCAATGCCTTGCACTCCTCGCCCTCTTGAGCTTGCCGCAAGACGCACAGGCGCAAGGCGGCCCGGCCAGCGTCGCCACGGAAGAGGTTACGATGCGCACCATGTCGGAGACCGTGTCGGTCTTCGGCGAGGTCGTCTCCGGCAGGCAGAGCGCGGTCGCGGCACGGGTGGCCGGTATCGTCACCGGAATGCCGCTTAGCGTCGGCGACCGGGTCTCGGAAGGCGCGATCCTGGCGCAGCTCGATACGGAATTCCTGGAGATCGACCGCGATCTCGCCCGCGCCGAGATCGAAATTGCCGAAGCGGGTGTCACTGTGGCCTCCGCTCAGCGCGACCGCGCCGAGAAGGCCTTGCGCAGGGCAGAGGCGCTGGCGGCGAATTCCACCATCGCGCAGGCCCAGTTCGACGAACGCTCGGGCGATTACAACGCGGCGCTTGGGGCGGAGCAACAGGCGCGGGCACGGATTCAGGCGGCGGAAACGGCGCTGGCCCAGGCCGAATACCGGCTGGAGAACGCGACGATCTTCGCGCCCTTCGATGCCGTCCTGCTGGAGGTGACCGCGCAGAAGGGCGAATATATCGGTGCGGGCGCGCAGGTCGCGACATTGCTCGATCTCGGCGCGACAGAGGTGGAGGCCAACGTGCCCGCGCGCTTCGTCCCGGCCCTGCGCGACGATCAACCGGTCGAGGCGCGTACGGATGCAGGCGGCGCGCTCGATCTGAGGCTCCGGGCCATCCTGCCCACCGAATTTGCCGCGACCCGTACGCGACCAGTGCGCTTTGCCATCACCAGCACCGAGCGCGATGTCGCAGTAGGACAGTCGGTAACGCTCGACGTGCCGATCTCCGCCCCGCGCGAAGTCATCGTCGTGCCGAAAGACGCGCTGGTCCAGGGCCGCGACGGGTGGAGCGTGTTCATCAACGCAGACGGCAAGGCCCAGCCGCGCACTGTCGAGATCGGGGCCGCGCTCGACGGCGGGTTCGAGGTGATCTCGGGGCTCGCGCCGGGCGACGAGGTTGTGGTGCGCGGCAACGAACGGCTGCGTCCGGGCCAGGATATCGCGCCTGCCAATGGCGGCAGCGCGCCCGGTGGCAATCAGGCCGGCGCATCTGCGCCCGCGCCGGACACGGCCGATGCCGAGGATGCCGCCACCCCACCGAGCCCCGACGCGGCAGAAGGTGGTGAGACGCCCGACAATGCCGACGGGCAGGGCTGA